In one window of Candidatus Avedoeria danica DNA:
- a CDS encoding VWA domain-containing protein, with product MVESAAAGPLFSVAWSSRGTHIIAATDHDDAEFVVIDVRDDGRDLEIERYLTACTENGNLPNDIWTANGLLTPPPSPTPTPTASPTPTLTAPPTPSPLATATPTPFPTATPSPTATPTPLPAPIYLPLALSESCTPSQRHVDIALAIDASSSMTEPTAAGRTKLAAAVDAARTFLGTLRLAEGDQAAIVTFNSDAWLLQPLTDDRAALDAALASITTASLTRLDRAVAVAAEALADPARRRAENAAAMIVLTDGRANPVPADVAVAEAARAKAAGVTVFTVGVGYDLDVDALRAIASRPADAFVAPDAEALAGIYSSIAVRLPCPAGAFWGRR from the coding sequence GTGGTCGAATCCGCGGCCGCCGGACCCCTTTTCTCGGTCGCATGGTCCTCACGAGGAACACACATCATCGCCGCTACCGATCATGATGACGCCGAGTTTGTCGTCATCGACGTGCGAGACGACGGGCGGGACCTTGAGATTGAACGCTATCTGACTGCATGTACCGAGAACGGAAACCTCCCCAACGACATCTGGACCGCCAACGGCCTCCTCACCCCCCCGCCCTCCCCAACGCCCACCCCCACCGCGTCCCCCACCCCCACGCTCACCGCCCCGCCCACGCCGTCCCCCCTCGCCACCGCCACCCCAACGCCCTTCCCGACCGCCACTCCTTCCCCCACCGCCACCCCCACGCCCCTCCCCGCCCCCATCTACCTCCCCCTCGCCCTCTCCGAATCCTGCACCCCCTCCCAACGCCACGTCGACATCGCCCTCGCCATCGACGCCTCGTCGTCCATGACCGAGCCCACCGCCGCCGGCCGCACGAAGCTCGCCGCCGCCGTCGACGCCGCCCGCACGTTCCTCGGCACGCTCCGGCTGGCCGAGGGCGATCAGGCCGCGATCGTCACGTTCAACAGCGACGCCTGGCTCCTCCAGCCGCTGACCGATGACCGCGCCGCCCTCGACGCCGCGCTCGCCTCCATCACCACGGCATCCCTCACCCGCCTCGACCGCGCCGTCGCCGTCGCCGCCGAAGCGCTCGCCGACCCGGCGCGGCGCAGGGCCGAGAACGCCGCGGCGATGATCGTCCTCACGGACGGCCGCGCGAACCCGGTGCCGGCGGACGTGGCGGTGGCGGAGGCGGCGCGCGCCAAGGCGGCGGGCGTGACGGTGTTCACCGTGGGCGTCGGGTACGACCTGGACGTGGACGCGCTGCGGGCGATCGCTAGCCGGCCGGCGGATGCGTTCGTGGCGCCGGATGCGGAGGCGTTGGCGGGGATTTACAGCTCGATCGCGGTGCGGTTGCCTTGTCCGGCGGGGGCGTTTTGGGGGCGGCGGTAA
- a CDS encoding VWA domain-containing protein codes for MTRLCVATLFAALLAPNEPASGQTVVPSGHHRLIATRTAEPWHLTAGRYGNATDIAAAPDSTLYVLDAVNAAVHVVAGGTPRTVWRVPDAADRSLLAIDFAPDGTLVVLSSCPNCRPLARIDRLAVDGAVRAQMSLDERYRDIAAHPDGRLFLTRPTEAYRLNELEPAVDIYTPDGGYVSSLRDPMMVLPQRVDIAPDGTVHVLHTIPPPPRSGGGGGGGRPLPPGPSGVFGEGRPSNVVDAAPDTTLGTAVDTAPDDAPDGVAQAPTEPVSGVIVFAPDLSRQRVIPFDGGIDVGAGEGLAVITGYGRVHIEGEDTPLTRVVGPGWTGEPHVAVLGPDAVAAALDHCTWQGVLWIDTLRQRPEAPWRLAGALDEPALAGPIAPRRVAAGTDVAVLQDLFAPLADRTEGFTDVPSMAVPPAGARPIQSIQRWTAAGALTDQLGHCAGGRQADWARDVALGRDAAPPAAGPPVYLVDDVCIVQRPNDAFPGWRYCPRGLWGASVGTSLLAVGADANHVAALDAAAAGVVVVDPAGAHVAHWQLGGASTADPTADPAAAGAVASAVDIDVRGGVVALALRGARLVERRTVAGALLGRFKSYDTPDALALGPDGSVYVLGHGGWVTRFSADGTVSDTWSLPGEGAVPTDLAVDDGGRVHVTWQRLAPNGRGDTHQGGGIWVYAPDADVPPVVRPNTACALSRDKTAQPARVPLGGEVTITLTMAGNCPAARGPLQLAIVFDRSRSMGWGYTIARAQEAVWATLGALDPATTEVSLVAFSEVPAVLSPLTRDLPSVARAVGTLQAAGDTRPGDALAATLDVLAAARRPGVPQAILLVTDGVPYDQSSAALARMAAEGVTLTAFIFDNGEDAPDGTFVDELRSRSTQFAFEPSPDEAAALIGAVAEGASPPIVPPLLLSQATIVDRLPDDMRYVAGSAVPPATYDGAARTLTWRIADVIAGGRPVLTFRVVPQQVGVRPTNVDAVADVVDGVGAAGRIVFPVPEVTVFAPRAIYLPFAVREACTRRARPLDVVLAIDTSQSMTEPAGAGASVTKLAAAVAAARAFVDQLWLTGDAATTDRAAIVAFDDAARVIVPLTDDANALRVALAGAETDPGTRLDRGLDAALVALGAARPDARTAVVLLTDGRQNGELAPVVAAAERVRASGAQLHVVGLGADVDAPFLRTLVAAAEAYHAAAGAAELIALYESLSEGLVCR; via the coding sequence GTGACGAGGCTGTGCGTCGCGACGCTCTTCGCCGCGCTCCTCGCGCCCAACGAGCCGGCCAGCGGCCAGACCGTCGTCCCGAGCGGTCACCACCGGCTGATCGCCACCCGCACGGCTGAGCCGTGGCACCTCACGGCGGGACGCTACGGCAACGCCACGGACATCGCCGCCGCGCCGGACAGCACCCTCTACGTGCTGGACGCGGTGAACGCCGCCGTCCACGTCGTTGCCGGCGGCACGCCGCGGACCGTGTGGCGCGTGCCGGACGCGGCCGATCGCAGCCTGCTGGCGATCGACTTTGCCCCGGACGGCACGCTCGTCGTCCTGTCTTCGTGCCCCAACTGCCGCCCGCTGGCGCGCATCGACCGCCTGGCGGTGGACGGCGCGGTCCGCGCCCAGATGTCGCTCGACGAGCGCTACCGCGACATTGCGGCCCACCCCGACGGCCGGCTGTTCCTGACGCGCCCGACCGAGGCCTATCGGCTGAACGAGCTGGAGCCGGCGGTCGACATCTACACGCCGGACGGCGGCTACGTCAGCAGCCTGCGCGATCCGATGATGGTCCTGCCGCAGCGCGTCGACATCGCGCCGGACGGGACCGTCCACGTGCTCCACACGATCCCGCCGCCGCCCCGCAGCGGCGGCGGCGGCGGCGGCGGCCGGCCGCTGCCGCCCGGTCCGAGCGGCGTGTTCGGCGAGGGACGGCCATCGAACGTTGTCGACGCAGCGCCCGACACAACGCTGGGCACAGCCGTCGACACAGCGCCTGACGACGCACCCGACGGGGTTGCCCAGGCGCCGACCGAGCCCGTCAGCGGCGTCATCGTCTTCGCACCCGATCTGAGCCGGCAACGGGTCATCCCGTTCGACGGCGGCATCGACGTCGGGGCGGGCGAAGGGCTGGCCGTCATCACGGGCTACGGGCGGGTGCACATCGAGGGCGAGGACACGCCGCTGACGCGCGTCGTCGGACCCGGCTGGACGGGCGAGCCGCACGTGGCGGTGCTCGGCCCGGACGCCGTCGCCGCCGCGCTGGACCACTGCACGTGGCAGGGCGTCCTTTGGATCGACACGCTGCGCCAGCGGCCCGAGGCCCCGTGGCGCCTCGCCGGCGCGCTCGACGAGCCGGCCCTCGCCGGCCCGATCGCGCCGCGGCGCGTGGCGGCCGGCACGGACGTCGCCGTCCTGCAGGATCTGTTCGCCCCGCTCGCGGACCGCACGGAAGGCTTCACGGACGTCCCGTCGATGGCCGTGCCGCCGGCGGGCGCGCGGCCGATCCAGTCCATCCAGCGCTGGACGGCCGCCGGCGCGCTGACGGACCAGCTGGGCCACTGCGCCGGCGGGCGGCAGGCGGACTGGGCGCGCGACGTCGCGCTCGGGCGGGACGCTGCGCCGCCGGCCGCCGGTCCGCCCGTCTATCTCGTCGACGACGTATGCATCGTCCAGCGTCCGAACGACGCCTTCCCGGGCTGGCGCTACTGCCCGCGCGGCCTGTGGGGTGCGTCCGTCGGGACGTCGCTCCTGGCCGTCGGGGCGGACGCGAACCATGTCGCGGCGCTCGATGCGGCCGCGGCGGGCGTCGTCGTCGTCGACCCGGCCGGCGCGCACGTGGCGCACTGGCAGCTCGGCGGCGCATCGACCGCGGATCCGACGGCGGACCCGGCGGCCGCCGGCGCCGTCGCGAGCGCGGTCGACATCGACGTGCGGGGCGGCGTCGTCGCGCTGGCGCTGCGCGGCGCGCGGCTCGTCGAGCGGCGGACGGTGGCCGGCGCGTTGCTCGGCCGGTTCAAGTCCTACGACACGCCCGATGCGCTCGCGCTCGGGCCGGACGGCTCGGTCTACGTCCTCGGCCACGGTGGCTGGGTCACGCGCTTCTCAGCGGACGGCACCGTATCGGACACGTGGTCCCTGCCCGGCGAGGGCGCCGTGCCGACCGACTTGGCGGTGGACGATGGCGGCCGCGTGCACGTCACGTGGCAGCGGCTGGCCCCCAACGGGCGGGGCGACACGCACCAGGGCGGCGGCATCTGGGTGTACGCGCCCGACGCCGACGTGCCACCCGTGGTGCGACCGAACACGGCGTGCGCGCTCTCGCGCGACAAGACCGCCCAGCCGGCCCGCGTGCCCCTTGGCGGCGAGGTTACCATCACGCTGACGATGGCCGGCAACTGCCCGGCCGCGCGCGGCCCGCTCCAGCTGGCCATCGTATTCGACCGCTCGCGCTCGATGGGCTGGGGCTACACGATCGCCCGCGCCCAAGAGGCCGTCTGGGCAACGCTCGGCGCGCTCGACCCTGCCACGACCGAGGTGAGCCTCGTGGCGTTCAGCGAAGTGCCGGCCGTCCTGTCGCCGCTCACGCGCGACCTGCCGAGCGTGGCGCGCGCCGTCGGGACGCTGCAGGCAGCGGGCGACACCCGCCCGGGCGATGCGCTCGCCGCCACGCTCGACGTGCTGGCGGCTGCCCGCCGGCCCGGCGTCCCGCAGGCGATTCTCCTCGTCACGGACGGCGTGCCGTACGATCAGTCGTCCGCGGCGCTGGCACGGATGGCCGCGGAGGGCGTGACGCTGACGGCGTTCATCTTCGACAACGGCGAGGACGCGCCGGACGGGACGTTCGTCGACGAGCTCCGCAGCCGCAGCACGCAGTTCGCGTTCGAGCCGTCGCCGGACGAGGCGGCGGCGCTCATCGGCGCCGTCGCCGAGGGCGCGAGCCCGCCGATCGTGCCGCCGCTCCTGCTCAGCCAGGCGACGATCGTCGACCGGCTGCCGGACGACATGCGCTACGTGGCGGGGTCCGCGGTGCCGCCGGCCACGTACGACGGCGCGGCGCGGACGTTGACGTGGCGGATCGCCGACGTCATCGCCGGCGGCCGGCCCGTCCTCACGTTCCGCGTCGTGCCGCAACAGGTGGGCGTGCGTCCGACGAACGTCGATGCCGTCGCCGATGTGGTGGACGGCGTCGGCGCCGCCGGCCGGATCGTCTTCCCCGTTCCCGAGGTCACGGTCTTCGCGCCGCGGGCGATCTACCTGCCATTCGCCGTCCGCGAGGCCTGCACGCGCCGCGCCCGACCGCTGGACGTCGTGCTGGCGATCGACACGTCTCAAAGCATGACGGAGCCGGCCGGCGCCGGCGCGTCCGTCACCAAGCTGGCCGCCGCCGTCGCCGCCGCGCGCGCGTTCGTGGACCAGCTCTGGCTGACCGGCGACGCCGCGACGACGGACCGCGCCGCGATTGTGGCGTTCGACGATGCCGCCCGCGTGATCGTCCCGCTCACGGACGACGCGAACGCGCTGCGCGTGGCCCTCGCCGGCGCCGAAACCGACCCCGGCACGCGCCTGGACCGCGGCCTCGACGCCGCGCTCGTCGCGCTGGGCGCCGCCCGTCCGGACGCCCGCACGGCGGTCGTGCTCCTGACGGACGGCCGCCAGAACGGCGAGCTGGCCCCGGTCGTCGCTGCCGCAGAACGCGTCCGCGCTTCCGGCGCACAGCTCCACGTCGTCGGCCTCGGCGCGGACGTGGACGCGCCGTTCCTGCGGACGCTGGTGGCGGCGGCGGAAGCGTACCACGCGGCGGCGGGGGCGGCGGAGCTCATCGCGCTGTACGAGAGCTTGTCGGAGGGGCTGGTCTGCCGGTAG
- a CDS encoding VWA domain-containing protein, with protein sequence MSGLRSRVPTVLAIALGGTCVTAVAFTTHNAARAQTSIDVLHSVILIDDHISPNVRPNDGMSALTIHNIESGARIFRGKTYSALGRMSASPDMSFVTAGTGYNCGFHFGEEQINGFNSCSPFAIVAELNSTGPELFQEGRVRGRDFATYGAVAAMRDGSFLFARAGYALHDIGLVMLPQPPFGIDRVHFRRNVGTRAGIDTVSASPRTDHLAVEILPTGRGDEVIIMTDGGTIEAMDVSTWSVLAEPIPFPTAVSPPHYYFGQGRSLPALHATMNTHRGLVVTNRQFAGNIAAIDVVSRTSQSVALAPDLKYVGGVSFNNAWLNRNLLAVHANTLVAVYELVAMSNLDAAYDASRPYVAREIARLPIRAPYNSDYPGNRAFTNAPSGPSLSIAWSASGQYLIAAASEENGDGDFAVIEVLDDGRHLELRRMLVASTVRENLPGDIWTANGLLTPPPSPTPTATASPTPTLTATPTPSPLATATPSPFPTATPSSTATPTPLPAPIYLPLALTESCTPSQRHVDIALAIDASSSMTEPTAAGRTKLAAAIDAARTFLGTLRLAQGDQAAIVTFNSDAWLLQPLTDDRAALDAALASITTASLTRLDRAVAVAAEALADPARRRAENAAAMIVLTDGRANPVPADVAVAEAARAKAAGVTVFTVGVGYDLDVDALRAIASRPADAFVAPDAEALAGIYSSIAVRLPCPAGAFWGRR encoded by the coding sequence ATGAGTGGCTTGCGCAGTCGAGTTCCCACAGTCCTGGCCATCGCATTGGGAGGAACTTGCGTAACCGCTGTAGCTTTCACGACACACAATGCCGCGCGCGCACAGACCTCGATCGACGTGCTCCATTCGGTAATTCTCATCGACGACCATATCTCACCCAACGTGCGGCCCAATGATGGCATGTCGGCCCTTACCATACACAATATTGAAAGCGGCGCGCGTATTTTTCGAGGCAAAACATACAGCGCTTTGGGGCGGATGTCCGCATCGCCAGACATGTCATTTGTCACTGCCGGCACCGGCTACAATTGTGGGTTTCATTTTGGCGAAGAGCAGATCAACGGCTTCAATTCATGTTCCCCGTTCGCCATTGTCGCAGAGTTGAATAGTACCGGGCCGGAACTGTTCCAGGAAGGGCGCGTTCGCGGCCGCGACTTTGCAACCTATGGTGCAGTCGCTGCCATGCGGGATGGCTCGTTCCTCTTCGCCAGGGCGGGATACGCCCTTCATGACATTGGCCTGGTCATGTTGCCGCAACCGCCCTTTGGCATCGATCGTGTTCATTTCCGGCGCAACGTTGGGACGCGTGCCGGGATCGACACGGTCAGCGCCAGCCCGCGAACCGACCACCTCGCAGTCGAGATTCTGCCAACTGGTCGTGGTGATGAGGTCATCATCATGACGGACGGTGGGACGATCGAGGCGATGGACGTCTCAACCTGGTCGGTGCTTGCCGAACCAATCCCGTTCCCGACAGCAGTCTCACCGCCGCACTATTACTTTGGCCAAGGACGATCTCTGCCTGCGCTTCATGCCACGATGAATACGCACAGAGGCCTTGTTGTAACGAACCGTCAATTCGCTGGCAACATCGCAGCGATCGATGTCGTCAGCCGCACTTCACAGTCCGTTGCACTGGCGCCGGACCTCAAGTATGTGGGCGGCGTTTCGTTCAACAACGCGTGGCTAAACCGCAACCTTCTAGCTGTACACGCCAACACGCTGGTGGCCGTGTACGAACTTGTAGCGATGTCCAACTTGGACGCGGCATACGATGCTTCGCGCCCTTACGTGGCGCGCGAGATCGCAAGACTGCCGATTCGAGCACCCTACAATTCTGATTATCCCGGCAATCGTGCTTTCACGAATGCCCCCAGTGGTCCTTCCCTTTCAATTGCCTGGAGTGCAAGTGGCCAGTACTTGATCGCCGCCGCCTCGGAAGAGAACGGCGATGGCGACTTCGCCGTCATCGAGGTTCTAGATGACGGGCGGCACCTTGAACTCCGCCGCATGCTAGTCGCCTCAACTGTCCGCGAAAACCTCCCCGGCGACATCTGGACCGCCAACGGCCTCCTCACCCCCCCGCCCTCCCCGACGCCCACCGCCACTGCCTCTCCCACCCCCACGCTCACCGCCACACCCACGCCGTCTCCCCTCGCCACCGCCACCCCATCGCCCTTCCCGACTGCCACGCCCTCCTCCACCGCCACCCCGACGCCCCTCCCCGCCCCCATCTACCTCCCCCTCGCTCTCACCGAATCCTGCACCCCCTCCCAACGCCACGTCGACATCGCCCTCGCGATCGACGCCTCGTCGTCCATGACCGAGCCCACCGCCGCCGGCCGCACCAAGCTCGCCGCCGCCATCGACGCCGCCCGCACGTTCCTCGGCACGCTCCGGCTGGCCCAGGGCGATCAGGCCGCGATCGTCACGTTCAACAGCGACGCCTGGCTCCTCCAGCCGCTGACCGACGACCGCGCCGCCCTCGACGCCGCGCTCGCCTCCATCACCACGGCATCCCTCACCCGCCTCGACCGCGCCGTCGCCGTCGCCGCCGAAGCGCTCGCCGACCCGGCGCGGCGCAGGGCCGAGAACGCCGCGGCGATGATCGTCCTCACGGACGGCCGCGCGAACCCCGTCCCGGCGGACGTCGCCGTCGCCGAAGCCGCGCGCGCCAAGGCGGCGGGCGTGACGGTGTTCACCGTGGGCGTTGGGTACGACCTGGACGTGGACGCGCTGCGGGCGATCGCGAGCCGGCC